In Rubrobacter naiadicus, the following are encoded in one genomic region:
- a CDS encoding ABC transporter permease: MKINPPDSYWKKDVVLFFSRRFALALKFLYPIALIVPVAASGIPPQYGAAVVGIVALMAGTFGAGESLTTDINDGILVRLAMTPRSPYRITFEILAVNAVLDFLQLLPALIITYILHPAPAIWLAATTFAVFLTLFAANCIGIFIANFTTSPADVLLYATAILFPLIYLSGFFRNRHPTGALATIRDFIPFSYMNDALGVVFGLRGTFTPAEIFVYPAIICALVAAAVCLTGPKLLSPRT, translated from the coding sequence ATGAAGATCAACCCGCCGGATAGTTACTGGAAGAAGGACGTCGTCCTCTTCTTCAGCCGGCGCTTCGCGCTCGCCTTGAAGTTCCTCTACCCGATAGCCCTCATCGTCCCGGTGGCGGCGAGCGGCATCCCACCGCAGTACGGGGCGGCGGTGGTGGGGATCGTGGCGCTCATGGCCGGCACCTTCGGTGCGGGCGAGAGCCTGACGACGGATATAAACGACGGCATCCTGGTGCGCCTGGCGATGACCCCGCGCTCGCCGTACAGGATCACCTTCGAGATCCTGGCGGTGAACGCCGTGCTGGACTTCCTGCAGCTGTTGCCGGCGCTCATCATCACCTACATCCTGCATCCCGCCCCCGCCATATGGCTCGCGGCGACGACCTTCGCGGTCTTCCTGACGCTGTTCGCAGCGAACTGCATCGGGATCTTCATCGCCAACTTCACCACCTCCCCGGCGGACGTGCTGCTGTACGCGACCGCGATACTCTTCCCCCTGATCTACCTCTCCGGCTTCTTCCGCAACCGCCACCCGACCGGCGCCCTGGCGACCATCCGAGATTTCATCCCCTTCTCCTACATGAACGACGCCCTCGGGGTGGTCTTCGGCCTCAGGGGCACCTTCACCCCGGCGGAGATCTTCGTCTACCCGGCGATCATCTGCGCCCTCGTGGCCGCCGCCGTCTGCCTGACCGGCCCGAAGCTCCTCTCTCCCCGCACCTAG
- a CDS encoding ABC transporter ATP-binding protein translates to MPPVLEVENVTKVYKSSGRGVEGASLQVERGEVFGLMGPNGSGKSTLLGVVSTRIKPDEGSFKVCGLDGVRERRKVRAKLGLMVDRPTHYGDLTAWANAYLFASFYGMDEKKAERALAELFEYFDLAEYRDDKAKTFSYGMGKKLALIEAMAHDPELLLLDEPSVGLDYTSQLAYQRKIRDLASSGTAIVLASNQVDEVEALCDRVAFLHRGRIVTTGTPDELISTLEGLQRVVARLRVPVEYDPVLEVEGVRQVVTEGRDLVIHCEERSGIVADVVAALVRAGGDIVTLSVRRPNLEDVYVKLTGEALRDEDQPAG, encoded by the coding sequence TTGCCTCCGGTACTCGAGGTCGAAAACGTAACGAAGGTATACAAAAGCAGCGGACGCGGGGTCGAAGGTGCGAGCCTGCAAGTCGAACGAGGCGAGGTCTTCGGGCTCATGGGCCCCAACGGGAGCGGCAAGAGCACGCTGCTCGGCGTCGTCTCCACCCGGATAAAACCGGATGAGGGCTCCTTCAAGGTCTGCGGGCTCGACGGGGTGAGAGAGAGGCGGAAGGTCCGGGCGAAGCTCGGGCTCATGGTGGACCGCCCGACCCACTACGGCGATCTCACGGCGTGGGCGAACGCCTACCTCTTCGCCAGCTTCTACGGGATGGACGAGAAGAAAGCCGAGCGGGCGCTCGCGGAGCTCTTCGAGTACTTCGACCTGGCCGAGTACCGGGACGACAAGGCCAAGACCTTCTCCTACGGGATGGGCAAGAAGCTCGCCCTGATCGAGGCGATGGCCCACGACCCGGAGCTCCTGCTGCTGGACGAGCCCTCCGTCGGGCTCGACTACACCTCGCAGCTCGCCTACCAGCGCAAGATCCGGGATCTCGCCTCCTCCGGGACCGCCATCGTGCTGGCGAGCAACCAGGTCGACGAGGTCGAAGCCCTGTGCGACCGGGTGGCGTTCCTGCACCGGGGCAGGATCGTCACGACCGGAACACCGGACGAGTTGATCTCGACCCTCGAGGGGCTGCAACGGGTGGTCGCGCGGTTGCGGGTCCCGGTCGAGTACGATCCGGTACTCGAAGTCGAGGGTGTAAGGCAGGTCGTCACCGAGGGCAGGGACCTCGTGATCCACTGCGAAGAGAGGAGCGGCATCGTCGCCGACGTCGTCGCGGCGCTCGTGCGGGCGGGTGGGGACATCGTGACGCTCTCGGTCCGGCGCCCGAACCTGGAGGACGTGTACGTGAAGCTCACCGGGGAGGCTCTCAGGGATGAAGATCAACCCGCCGGATAG
- a CDS encoding NAD(P)-dependent oxidoreductase, producing MATRIAVLGTGIMGAAMARNLLKAGFEVGVWNRTREKAEPLSEEGAMVAASPEEAAEGADFLITMLPTAEVIEEVLGDGVLGALARDGVWLQTSTVGVSGCGKLAELAKRAGVSYVDAPVLGTKQPAERGELVVIVSGPEELKERCAPVFDAVGRRTLWLGPEAGEASRLKLVANNWIDGLLGALAETIALARALGVDPEGFLNIIDGGQMDSPYAQMKGRMMIKGEYPVSFPLELARKDVGLILEAAAGGALGMPVSEAVASHFDRAIESGHGQEDMAAIYEGVQSS from the coding sequence ATGGCGACGAGAATAGCGGTGCTCGGAACCGGGATCATGGGCGCGGCGATGGCGAGGAACCTGCTGAAGGCCGGGTTCGAGGTCGGCGTGTGGAACCGCACGCGGGAGAAGGCCGAGCCCCTCTCGGAAGAGGGGGCAATGGTCGCCGCAAGTCCGGAGGAGGCCGCGGAGGGAGCGGATTTTTTGATCACGATGCTCCCCACGGCGGAGGTCATCGAGGAAGTGCTCGGGGACGGTGTGCTCGGGGCTCTCGCCCGGGACGGCGTGTGGCTGCAGACGAGCACCGTGGGCGTCTCAGGGTGCGGGAAGCTGGCCGAGCTCGCGAAGCGTGCCGGTGTCTCTTACGTGGACGCCCCGGTGCTCGGCACGAAGCAGCCCGCCGAGCGGGGGGAGCTGGTGGTGATCGTCTCCGGCCCCGAAGAGCTGAAGGAGCGGTGCGCACCCGTCTTCGACGCGGTGGGACGCAGGACGCTCTGGCTCGGCCCCGAAGCGGGGGAGGCGAGCCGGCTGAAGCTGGTCGCGAACAACTGGATCGACGGGCTCCTCGGGGCGCTCGCCGAGACGATAGCCCTCGCCCGCGCGCTCGGGGTTGACCCGGAGGGGTTCTTGAACATCATAGATGGGGGCCAGATGGATTCACCGTACGCCCAGATGAAGGGCCGGATGATGATAAAGGGAGAGTACCCGGTGAGCTTCCCGCTCGAGCTGGCCCGCAAGGACGTCGGGCTCATCCTCGAAGCGGCCGCGGGAGGGGCTCTCGGGATGCCCGTCTCCGAGGCCGTGGCCTCACACTTCGACCGTGCGATCGAGTCCGGCCACGGTCAGGAGGACATGGCCGCCATCTACGAGGGTGTGCAAAGTTCCTGA
- a CDS encoding Mth938-like domain-containing protein, which produces MRPAPRVTGLSWGRIETEIGSFRDARLFPGGAREWDWGETGTHHHPGVQPADVSELLERGAREVIIGCGFHGRLGVSPETRVFLEGHGIELHVLQTPEAAALYERLCEEGRAVGALVHSTC; this is translated from the coding sequence ATGAGACCCGCACCGCGCGTGACCGGCCTCTCCTGGGGCAGAATCGAAACCGAAATCGGTTCCTTCAGGGACGCCAGGCTCTTTCCCGGTGGAGCGCGGGAGTGGGACTGGGGCGAGACCGGAACCCATCATCATCCCGGCGTGCAACCGGCCGACGTGTCCGAGCTGCTCGAGAGGGGCGCCAGAGAGGTGATCATCGGCTGCGGCTTCCACGGCCGCCTCGGGGTCTCGCCGGAGACCAGGGTATTTCTCGAGGGGCACGGCATCGAATTGCATGTTCTCCAAACTCCCGAGGCCGCCGCACTCTACGAGCGGCTGTGCGAAGAGGGCCGGGCGGTGGGTGCGCTGGTGCACTCGACCTGCTAG
- a CDS encoding PCP reductase family protein, producing the protein MAETKKITWDPEAERRIKRSPFFMRRYIRKRIEERVASRGRDRVTEADVDESARSYRQYRFK; encoded by the coding sequence GTGGCGGAGACCAAGAAAATCACCTGGGATCCGGAGGCCGAACGCAGGATCAAGCGCAGCCCCTTCTTCATGCGCCGCTACATCCGCAAGCGCATCGAAGAGCGCGTCGCGAGCCGCGGCCGCGACCGCGTGACCGAAGCCGACGTGGACGAGAGCGCTCGCTCCTACCGCCAGTACCGCTTCAAGTAA
- a CDS encoding helix-turn-helix domain-containing protein: MERNENIGERLVEIRRLKMWTQSKLAEEAGVSPTTVSGIESGRISNPHFGTVRKLARALGVDPRGLLSPQGGQGPATEPEASLEWAMSVGEDEFERMLERFPLADLERLLRELYEECRRLQELYGEFPARSNQRWFIKRQIREVYARSGSIETTIMFHREAREGRPAERAEEGGRSRGRVT; encoded by the coding sequence ATGGAGAGGAACGAGAACATAGGGGAGCGGCTGGTCGAGATCCGACGGCTGAAGATGTGGACTCAGAGCAAGCTCGCCGAGGAGGCGGGGGTGAGTCCGACGACGGTATCGGGGATAGAGAGCGGCAGGATCTCGAACCCGCACTTCGGGACGGTGCGCAAGCTTGCGCGGGCGCTGGGGGTCGATCCCCGGGGGCTGCTCTCGCCGCAGGGGGGGCAGGGCCCTGCGACGGAGCCCGAGGCGTCGCTGGAGTGGGCGATGTCGGTCGGGGAGGACGAGTTCGAGCGGATGCTCGAGAGGTTTCCGCTCGCGGATCTCGAGCGTCTGTTGCGCGAGCTCTACGAGGAGTGCCGGAGGCTGCAGGAGCTCTACGGCGAATTCCCGGCCAGGAGCAACCAGCGCTGGTTCATAAAGCGTCAGATCCGCGAGGTCTACGCCCGTTCCGGGTCGATAGAGACGACGATCATGTTCCACCGCGAGGCACGCGAGGGGCGGCCCGCGGAACGGGCGGAGGAAGGCGGTAGATCGCGAGGCCGGGTTACTTGA
- a CDS encoding L-2-amino-thiazoline-4-carboxylic acid hydrolase: MVRSLQAKEGFGSISMKWLKVYGLPRLPLFLARIAMRLGLPGPSWYKWKAASSGTGVILDEMIRAADDLGYNGQKIAQLAMSRIGEKQGRDLREQLGVRTMKDTVDVVMLANRFFDIEITLTEQKEGRYVINADRCPWFGGMGKEGVPGWDVKPCAAFSTYEKALVKAINPNVKLSYTEKRTTGGQTCRGVYQYRDEALGDGPAGGVKPEMVQIGRKPGKREKAPAE, translated from the coding sequence ATGGTCCGTAGCCTGCAGGCGAAGGAAGGGTTCGGTTCGATCTCCATGAAGTGGCTCAAGGTCTACGGTCTTCCGAGGTTGCCCCTGTTTCTCGCCCGGATCGCGATGCGGCTCGGGTTGCCCGGGCCTTCGTGGTACAAGTGGAAGGCCGCGTCGAGCGGGACCGGTGTGATCCTGGACGAGATGATCCGGGCGGCGGACGACCTCGGCTACAACGGGCAAAAGATAGCGCAGCTCGCGATGAGCCGCATCGGGGAGAAGCAGGGGCGGGACCTGCGCGAGCAGCTCGGCGTGAGGACGATGAAGGACACCGTCGACGTGGTCATGCTCGCCAACCGCTTCTTCGACATCGAGATCACGCTGACCGAGCAGAAGGAGGGGCGGTACGTCATAAACGCCGACCGCTGCCCGTGGTTCGGCGGGATGGGCAAGGAGGGCGTCCCCGGCTGGGACGTCAAGCCCTGCGCCGCCTTCTCCACCTACGAGAAGGCGCTCGTCAAGGCGATAAACCCCAACGTGAAGCTCTCCTACACCGAGAAGAGGACCACCGGAGGGCAGACCTGCCGCGGCGTCTACCAGTACAGGGATGAGGCCCTCGGCGACGGTCCCGCGGGGGGCGTGAAGCCGGAGATGGTGCAGATCGGCCGCAAGCCGGGGAAGAGAGAGAAGGCCCCGGCGGAGTAG
- a CDS encoding sulfite oxidase-like oxidoreductase, with translation MKRIEIDTARGRERVPPGQYLVGERWPVLTAGPTPGFDPESWDFRVEGLIENPLRFTWEEWGRLPKVEVRADMHCVTSWSRLDNLWMGVQAKYILELAKPEPEAEFVSVFCDGGYTTNVPLEELYEEDVLFATHHDGEPLSPGHGYPLRLVVPRLYGWKSAKWVRGIELLAEDRPGFWEENGYHNYGDPWREQRYSFSF, from the coding sequence ATGAAGCGTATCGAGATAGACACCGCGCGGGGTCGCGAGCGGGTGCCGCCCGGGCAGTACCTGGTGGGGGAGAGGTGGCCGGTTTTGACCGCCGGGCCGACCCCGGGGTTCGACCCCGAGAGCTGGGACTTCCGGGTCGAGGGGCTTATCGAGAACCCCCTGAGGTTCACCTGGGAGGAGTGGGGCAGGCTCCCGAAGGTCGAGGTGAGGGCGGACATGCACTGCGTCACCTCCTGGAGCCGGCTCGACAACCTGTGGATGGGCGTGCAGGCGAAGTACATCCTGGAGCTCGCGAAGCCCGAGCCGGAGGCGGAGTTCGTCTCGGTGTTCTGCGACGGCGGCTACACGACCAACGTCCCGCTCGAAGAGCTATACGAGGAGGACGTCCTCTTCGCCACCCACCACGACGGCGAGCCGCTCTCGCCGGGGCACGGGTATCCTCTGAGGCTCGTCGTCCCGCGCCTCTACGGCTGGAAGAGCGCGAAGTGGGTGCGCGGCATCGAACTCCTCGCCGAGGACAGGCCTGGCTTCTGGGAGGAGAACGGCTACCACAACTACGGCGACCCCTGGCGCGAGCAGCGCTACAGCTTCAGCTTCTAG
- a CDS encoding sulfotransferase, which produces MVKVLYVVGLGRSGSTILSNSLGQIRGFFSAGELNFLWRHNVLENRLCGCGRPFHECATWQEIMRRAFGGPDEDFAREMIRLQRAGTRTRHIPLMLAPGGWRRMEGRIGKLLASYGRLYEAIGEVAGSRVVVDSSKEPAHGYAMSHAPGVELYALHLVRDPRAAAYSWQKKKRQPDTENREYMFSSPPARSAVMWNAWNAAAEALWRKTPDRYLRLRYEEFVADPRASFLSILKLVDEEDARIPLTGERGVELGVSHTVSGNPNRFETGTVELREDRRWQTEMSPRDRALVTALTAPLLSRYGYRP; this is translated from the coding sequence GTGGTTAAGGTCCTCTACGTCGTGGGCCTCGGGCGCAGCGGGAGCACGATCCTCTCGAACTCCCTGGGGCAGATCAGGGGGTTCTTCTCGGCCGGCGAGCTGAACTTCCTCTGGCGGCACAACGTGCTGGAGAACCGCCTGTGCGGCTGCGGGAGGCCGTTCCACGAATGCGCCACCTGGCAGGAGATCATGCGGCGCGCCTTCGGCGGCCCGGACGAAGACTTCGCCCGCGAGATGATCCGGCTACAGCGGGCCGGCACCCGCACCCGCCACATCCCGCTCATGCTCGCCCCCGGAGGGTGGAGGCGGATGGAAGGCCGCATCGGGAAGCTCCTCGCCTCCTACGGCAGGCTCTACGAGGCCATCGGCGAAGTCGCCGGCAGCCGGGTGGTCGTGGACTCATCGAAGGAGCCCGCGCACGGCTACGCGATGTCCCACGCCCCCGGCGTCGAGCTCTACGCGCTGCACCTCGTCCGCGACCCCAGGGCCGCCGCCTACTCCTGGCAGAAGAAGAAGCGCCAGCCCGACACCGAGAACCGGGAGTACATGTTCAGCTCCCCCCCGGCCCGCAGCGCCGTCATGTGGAACGCCTGGAACGCCGCCGCCGAAGCCCTCTGGCGGAAGACCCCGGATAGATACCTCCGCCTGCGCTACGAGGAGTTCGTCGCCGACCCGCGTGCGAGCTTCCTGAGCATCCTGAAGCTGGTGGACGAGGAGGACGCCCGCATCCCGCTGACCGGAGAACGCGGGGTCGAGCTCGGCGTGAGCCACACCGTCTCCGGCAATCCCAACCGCTTCGAGACCGGCACCGTCGAGCTGCGAGAGGACCGCCGCTGGCAGACGGAGATGTCCCCCCGCGACCGCGCGCTCGTCACCGCACTCACCGCGCCGCTGCTCTCGCGCTACGGGTACCGCCCCTAG
- a CDS encoding flippase: MDSRGQDRTGGLPGREPEQDIAPGVTPTGRDDTYVARVARGAGISTLGQGVGRLLGFITQIAISRLFGAETYGFYSSGVAVVTGAQTVSRFGMENSVVRYVAHHRAKGDTPRVKGTIVQTVLITLGISLALGAALFFTAPFVATHLPNSSPEMATVIRAFAFVLPFFVFMSMVAWATQGFQTVTYAAYVQQFARPALFLVLLGVFYLFGRSVTSVIAAYGAAMLLAGLLGVYFLKRLFPPLFDRRVPPKMETRELFKVSIPLSIATGARYLDNQSAVLILTAFAAGAPVGIFNAAARTATLSTIVRFAFSGIFSPIISSFYARGELDQLGRLYKDVSRWIFIGAFPIFLVIVVLGHDILAVFGKDFVRGESALWIVAVAQLFSASVGTTPRMLAMTGRQNIEMVATTSAAILGVIVSLLLVPHFGIIGAAVGMATAIVAENAGTMGAVRWKIGFWPYSPEWLKPLIAGVVAALATYFLGLFFPVHIPIVRVAALGVFLGMVFLAVLLLLGLSETDREFLRTFWNVARRYLPRRLGRG; the protein is encoded by the coding sequence ATGGACTCCCGAGGACAGGACAGGACGGGCGGTCTCCCGGGCAGGGAGCCCGAGCAGGACATAGCGCCCGGGGTCACCCCGACCGGACGGGACGACACCTACGTCGCCCGGGTCGCCCGCGGTGCCGGGATCAGCACGCTCGGGCAGGGGGTCGGACGCCTGCTAGGATTCATCACCCAGATCGCCATCTCCAGGCTCTTCGGCGCCGAGACGTACGGCTTCTACTCCTCCGGGGTGGCGGTCGTGACCGGAGCACAGACCGTCTCCCGCTTCGGCATGGAGAACAGCGTCGTGCGCTACGTCGCCCACCACCGGGCGAAGGGAGACACCCCGAGGGTCAAGGGCACGATCGTGCAGACCGTCCTGATCACGCTCGGGATAAGCCTCGCGCTGGGCGCGGCGCTCTTCTTCACGGCCCCCTTCGTCGCCACCCACCTCCCGAACAGCAGCCCTGAGATGGCGACGGTCATCCGGGCGTTCGCGTTCGTGTTGCCGTTCTTCGTGTTCATGAGCATGGTCGCCTGGGCGACCCAGGGCTTCCAGACGGTCACCTACGCCGCCTACGTCCAGCAGTTCGCAAGGCCAGCGCTCTTCCTGGTGCTGCTCGGCGTCTTCTATCTGTTCGGCAGGAGCGTCACCAGCGTCATAGCCGCCTACGGCGCCGCGATGCTGCTGGCCGGGCTCCTCGGGGTGTACTTCCTGAAGAGACTCTTCCCGCCGCTCTTCGACCGCCGCGTTCCCCCGAAGATGGAGACCCGCGAGCTCTTCAAGGTCTCGATCCCTCTGAGCATCGCCACCGGGGCCCGCTACCTGGACAACCAGTCGGCGGTCCTGATCCTCACCGCTTTCGCCGCCGGAGCCCCGGTCGGGATCTTCAACGCCGCCGCCCGCACCGCCACCCTCTCGACGATCGTGCGCTTCGCCTTTTCCGGCATCTTCTCCCCGATCATCTCCAGCTTCTACGCCCGGGGCGAGCTCGATCAGCTCGGCAGGCTCTACAAGGACGTATCGCGCTGGATCTTCATCGGGGCCTTCCCCATCTTCCTGGTCATCGTGGTGCTCGGGCACGACATCCTCGCGGTCTTCGGCAAAGACTTCGTCAGGGGGGAGAGCGCGCTCTGGATCGTCGCGGTGGCCCAGCTCTTCAGCGCCTCGGTCGGGACCACGCCGCGCATGCTCGCGATGACCGGCCGCCAGAACATCGAGATGGTCGCGACCACCTCCGCCGCCATCCTCGGCGTGATCGTGAGCCTGCTGCTGGTCCCGCACTTCGGGATAATCGGGGCGGCCGTGGGGATGGCGACGGCGATCGTCGCGGAGAACGCGGGGACGATGGGTGCGGTCAGGTGGAAGATTGGCTTCTGGCCCTACAGCCCGGAGTGGCTGAAGCCGCTCATCGCGGGCGTGGTGGCGGCGCTCGCGACCTACTTCCTCGGCCTCTTCTTCCCGGTTCACATCCCGATCGTGCGGGTGGCCGCCCTGGGCGTCTTCCTGGGGATGGTCTTCCTCGCTGTCCTGCTCCTCCTCGGCCTCTCGGAGACGGACCGCGAGTTCCTGCGCACCTTCTGGAACGTCGCCCGCAGGTACCTCCCGCGGAGGCTGGGGCGTGGTTAA
- a CDS encoding sulfatase, producing the protein MDRTRITRKSFLKATGAGAAGAVLLGSSVAAGSRYQSYLPKGGSKMNVILVIIDSLRRDHVGAYGNRWIKTPNLDALAKESLVFSRPYPESLPTICARRAIHTGTRTWPFRNWHPVRGEGYMPWGWEPIPDGQTTLADVLKQNGFANALISDTDHLFKPFYNFHQGFDVFEWVRGQEKDHYKPAWTVSEKEMSKYLLKGNKFRVHDTIQQFLANTAGHRNETDWFAAKVFGGAADLLEGLREKQPFFLVVDNYDPHEPWAPPKKYVDLYDDSYHGPEPIEPDYGPSDYLTEAELKRMRALYSGETTHADRWLGHFLNKADELGVLDNSLLILLSDHGHCLGEHGYVGKPYNALYPELTDTVFLIRHPEGKGAGKKSDYYASTHDVAPTILSAMDISPPAQMQGTDLSPILEGGEPKEKRDHFTLGYDAYVWARDDRYLIHGRYDGTQMQLYDVKNDPDQRHDLAGKHPDIVRRMFRDYVLKDAGGPLPHYS; encoded by the coding sequence TTGGACCGGACGAGGATCACCCGCAAGAGCTTTCTCAAGGCCACCGGGGCCGGCGCGGCGGGAGCCGTTCTCCTGGGCTCTTCGGTCGCCGCCGGGAGCAGGTACCAGAGTTACCTTCCGAAAGGCGGCTCGAAGATGAACGTCATACTGGTGATAATAGACAGCCTCCGACGCGACCACGTCGGTGCCTACGGCAACCGCTGGATAAAGACCCCCAACCTCGACGCGCTGGCGAAGGAGAGCCTGGTCTTCAGCCGTCCCTACCCGGAGTCCCTTCCGACCATCTGCGCCCGGCGGGCCATCCACACCGGCACCCGCACCTGGCCCTTCCGCAACTGGCACCCGGTCAGGGGCGAGGGGTACATGCCGTGGGGCTGGGAGCCCATCCCCGACGGGCAGACGACCCTCGCCGACGTCCTCAAGCAGAACGGGTTCGCGAACGCCCTGATCTCGGACACCGACCACCTCTTCAAGCCCTTCTACAACTTCCACCAGGGCTTCGACGTCTTCGAGTGGGTTCGGGGGCAGGAGAAGGACCACTACAAGCCCGCCTGGACGGTCTCCGAGAAGGAGATGAGCAAGTACCTGCTCAAAGGGAACAAGTTCCGGGTCCACGACACCATCCAGCAGTTTCTGGCCAACACCGCGGGGCACAGGAACGAGACCGACTGGTTCGCGGCCAAGGTCTTCGGCGGGGCCGCGGACCTGCTCGAGGGCCTGCGGGAGAAGCAGCCCTTCTTCCTCGTCGTGGACAACTACGACCCGCACGAACCGTGGGCGCCGCCGAAGAAGTACGTCGATCTCTACGACGACTCCTACCACGGACCCGAGCCCATAGAGCCCGACTACGGCCCGAGCGACTATCTGACCGAGGCCGAGCTCAAGAGGATGCGCGCGCTCTACTCGGGCGAGACCACCCACGCCGATCGATGGCTCGGGCACTTCCTGAACAAGGCGGACGAGCTCGGGGTGCTAGACAACTCGCTCCTGATCCTGCTCTCCGACCACGGGCACTGCCTGGGGGAGCACGGCTACGTCGGCAAGCCCTACAACGCGCTCTACCCGGAGCTCACCGACACCGTCTTCCTGATCCGCCACCCCGAAGGCAAGGGTGCGGGGAAGAAGAGCGACTACTACGCTTCGACCCACGACGTCGCCCCCACCATCCTCTCGGCGATGGACATATCTCCCCCCGCGCAGATGCAGGGGACGGACCTCTCGCCCATCCTCGAAGGCGGGGAGCCCAAAGAGAAGCGGGACCACTTCACGCTCGGCTACGACGCCTACGTCTGGGCGCGCGACGATCGGTACCTGATCCACGGCCGCTACGACGGGACCCAGATGCAGCTCTACGACGTGAAGAACGACCCGGACCAGAGGCACGACCTGGCGGGTAAGCACCCGGATATCGTCCGTCGCATGTTCCGTGACTACGTGCTCAAGGACGCCGGTGGGCCCCTGCCCCACTACTCCTAG
- a CDS encoding exopolysaccharide biosynthesis polyprenyl glycosylphosphotransferase, with translation MREAIRNLLSSGVLRRPASVLILLLIDAGSLGAALSLASGSLHLVPVLLAVLVPVFVSCGMYGRASSRRNPGALVGALLLWAALVVAGAHFYPESGLPGEEAVAAVVLFGLLSIPLRLLYERGLDTVYRRGIGLIPTLIVGDEAGRERLRRLLDLAPGAYTPAGEAGLTPQGRVDIDELRRTLEESGAKLVLLAGAERLPDDNLLEVLQSVRLRGVQMWVVPGALGLMRLRPSVSRSLGVPLLDVRYPRLDNFQRTLKRALDLALSATGLLALLPLFALVALAIKLDSPGPVLFRQRRVGADERVFTCYMFRSMYEGAEEQQEELEEANEADGILFKIRDDPRVTRVGRFLRRWSIDELPQLINVLKGEMSLVGPRPLPLRDHGRMKEAHKKRLAVMPGMTGYWQINGRDSLSFEEMVRLDLYYIENWSLSFDIKIIILTIGAVLRRKGAY, from the coding sequence ATGAGAGAAGCGATCAGGAACCTGCTGAGCAGCGGGGTGCTGCGCCGTCCGGCGAGCGTCCTGATCCTTCTCCTGATCGACGCCGGATCGCTGGGCGCGGCCCTCTCCCTGGCCTCGGGCTCCCTGCATCTCGTCCCGGTGCTCCTGGCCGTGCTCGTTCCCGTCTTCGTCTCCTGCGGGATGTACGGGCGCGCCTCCAGCCGGCGCAACCCCGGCGCGCTCGTCGGGGCACTCCTGTTGTGGGCCGCGCTCGTGGTCGCCGGGGCACACTTCTACCCGGAGAGCGGGCTCCCGGGCGAGGAAGCAGTGGCCGCGGTGGTGTTGTTCGGCCTCCTCTCCATCCCGCTGCGCCTCCTCTACGAGCGAGGTCTCGACACGGTCTACCGCCGGGGCATCGGGCTCATCCCTACCCTCATAGTCGGGGACGAGGCCGGCCGCGAGAGGCTCAGGCGCCTGCTCGACCTCGCCCCGGGAGCCTATACCCCAGCCGGGGAGGCAGGTCTCACCCCGCAGGGACGCGTGGACATCGACGAGCTGCGCCGGACGCTGGAGGAGAGCGGCGCGAAGCTCGTACTCCTCGCCGGTGCCGAGCGCCTGCCGGACGACAACCTGCTCGAGGTCTTGCAATCGGTGCGGCTGCGCGGGGTACAGATGTGGGTGGTCCCGGGAGCGCTGGGCCTCATGCGGCTGCGTCCCTCCGTCTCCCGGAGCCTGGGCGTCCCCCTCCTCGACGTGCGCTACCCCCGCCTCGACAACTTCCAGCGGACGCTCAAGCGGGCACTCGACCTGGCGCTCTCCGCCACGGGGTTGCTCGCGTTGCTGCCGCTCTTCGCCCTCGTCGCGCTCGCCATCAAGCTGGACTCTCCCGGCCCGGTTCTCTTCCGGCAGAGGCGGGTCGGCGCCGACGAGAGGGTCTTCACCTGTTACATGTTCCGCTCGATGTACGAGGGGGCCGAAGAGCAGCAGGAGGAGCTCGAGGAGGCCAACGAAGCCGACGGCATCCTCTTCAAGATAAGGGACGACCCCCGGGTCACCCGCGTGGGCCGGTTCCTGCGGCGCTGGAGCATAGACGAGCTGCCGCAGCTCATCAACGTGCTCAAGGGCGAGATGAGCCTCGTCGGCCCCAGGCCCCTCCCGCTCAGGGACCACGGGCGGATGAAAGAGGCGCACAAGAAACGCCTCGCGGTCATGCCCGGCATGACCGGCTACTGGCAGATAAACGGGCGCGACAGCCTCTCCTTCGAAGAGATGGTCCGCCTCGACCTCTACTACATCGAGAACTGGTCCCTCTCGTTCGACATCAAGATCATCATCCTCACCATCGGGGCCGTGCTGCGCCGCAAGGGCGCCTACTGA